GTAAGGGTCTGTCTTTTCGTAGTGGTGGGTGCAATAAAAATGAGTCCTTTTAAGTTTGGATTCCCCAGAAGACCTGCTGGTCTCTCAGCCCCAGTGCCAGGGCTGACACAAGGCAGGGGCTAATGAATTAGGGCCGGAGGAAAGCTAGATACCCTGATCCTGTTTAGGGGACAATGGAGACTcttgggagctgggctgggctcccAAGAAGTGTCCCTGAAGTCCGCGGCTTGGGAATGTCCTCCGGAGttttctgctcctgctcatGGGCCACAGGAAACATTAGCACATAGCTGACCCTTCTCCCCCCATTCCCCCTTTCTCTCAGCCCAACGAGAcctacagcacagaaaataagattaaCCCCCTCTCCTCTCAGCAGCTGTGCCCGTGgtggctggtggtgctgggtaCATCAGACAAGGGGTGCAGTGCAACAAATGGGCAAATGTCATTGCCCTGGCATACTCGCTCAATATTTTATTCCTACAGATCCAAAGGGATTACAGATCCCATCTTACGTGCAGCACTTTAGGAGAGGGGTAGGAGAAAGCCTGGCAGGCTGGAGACCCCAGGGCCACCCAATGGCTTCAGGGACCACTTGCCAAATATCACCCAGGTGGCCAGGACAAGGCTGGGGTCTTTGCgcagtgggagcagcagcagctgttggcCAATGGCTGCTGAGCTACTGCCAGTCCCGTTCATGTGGTTTTGACACCTTGGTAACCCAAGCACATTCAGGAGGGTGTGTGCTGATTTAGGTGCCCTCCCAGGTTACCATGGGAGGATAAATCAGAGTTTTAAGCCCTGGGTTTAAACCTTTCACTAGCCTGCCCTGGACCAGACCTCGTTAAATGAGATCAGTCGCTTGAGGGCTCCACAGCTCAGCCCCCAGCAATGTCCTCCTGGCCCCGGTGAGGTCGGGAATCACCACCTCCTCCGAGCGCCAGCCTTGGCAGTGTCTGGGGTTTGTTAAAGCAAATTGCTTGCACGTGGAGTGTGAGGAgggggcagctgctgtgtgcttcCCCACCGCGGGACAGAGCCGGGGAGATGGATGGAGGATGCAAGATCGAGGGACGTGCAGAGGTTGGTGGGGAGGTGGTGATACATACCCCGGCTCAGTGGGATGTGGACATGGACCAAGCCCCTTCCATCCTCCAGACGGAGAAGGCGTAGCTAAGCCTCTCGTGGGCCAGGTAGTTGCAGCTGGTGATCTTGTGGTCCAGCTCATCACTCTGCAGGACCTGGTACAAAAAGTCTATGTAGCGGGCAGCCAGCTTGAGGGTTTGGATCTTGCTCAGCTTGTCGGAAGGCAGTGTCGGGATGATCTTCCGCAGCTCTGCAAAGGCGTCATTGAGTGACTGGGTCCGCTGGCGTTCCCGCACGTTGGCAATTACGCGCTGTGTGTGCATGTCCTCGAAGGACTGCGGGACGGGGCTGCGCTTGCTCCGCTTGCCCTGCGGCGAGGGGGCACCACAGTCCTCCAGCGGCTTGCCCCCTTGGCCACGCTTGCGGAGGCATTTCTTATGCAGCCGCTCACCTTCCTCCTCGCTGGTGACCAGGCTGCCTTCAGGGGAGTCTGGGCACATGCTTTCCTCTTTCATCTTCTCAACTCCTTGCAGGCAAAGGGCTCTGGGCTCTCACAAGATGCAACAGCCACGGCACAGCGGCAAGGAGGCCCGGAGAGGAGCCAGCGCCTGCTCAAGAGGTGCACCCTGGAGCATCCACCCTTCAGCCTCCCCAAATTTCCCAAGCCTTGCAGAGCCCTCCAAGGAGCTCCGTTGGTTTGTCCTTTGGGCTACAGTGAGGAGGGTGTCTGGATAACTTTGGGGAATGGCTCTTGCTGATAGGGCGAGGAGCACTGTGGGCGGACCAGGCACAGACCAATGCAGCCGTGCAAGGTAATGCAAACATCAGTGGAGCTTATGGGTTCCAgatttcctccctccctcctccaccgACACCACCAAGCCCTCCGGCACAGATGCTCCCGTCTGCTGCCCTGCCCGGATGTCAGGGGACATTGCCTATGTTAATGTGAGCACCAGCCTTGGAGTTCAGGGGAggcttttttgattttttttgtctttttaaaacattttaagctCAGTTGGCCCTGCAAAAGCCAGCCAGAGATACTCACTTGTTCAGTTTGGAATAGGAGACTTTTATCCATGAGAGATTCAAGTGGAAATGGGCCACCACGTATGTTTTGAAGAGCAATAGAGATATTCTCTCAGTCCAAAGGAAGAAGCAACAGTGATAGGCATCCATACTGCTCTTAAAAAATGGCataactaaaaattaatttgagtttgcatccatccatccatccatccatccatccatccatccatccatccatccatccatctctcTTCTGTCTGTACATTTCTGGCAGTCTACAATAGCCCTTATTATACAGATGGAAGCCAATACTCATCCACCATCATATTCCTCTCAAATAAATACAGCAGCTATTGCAGATAGGTCCAGACTCTGTTCCTGGCTGGATCCACAGCCAGCTCAGCCCCCGACGTCCAGGAAATCAAGCACTATAAGCAGTAGCACTTCCTCACAGCAGTCCTGACTTTGCCTACAAATAAACCCactttctcctccctgcagaaatgctgggagagctgcacCCTCTTTTACCCAAGGTCAGACTACCAAGCCATAAAATACTCTGAACAGGCCCCTCCTTATATTCGATAGTTTTCAGCCCTCTGTTACCACACTGCTAGAATCAGCACATGAAACTGGAGTCAACTGGTGGCCCACCATCCTCCCACATCCAGCCACCTGCCCCCAAAGAGCTCCTACACCTTTGGGAATCCCTATGACCTTTCCatctcctgcctgtgccctCTCTGCCTCTCCAATGTGTTTCTTCTTCACAATGTCTTGGCCTCATCCAAGCTGTCTCTGCTCATCGTGCTCTCCTGGCATTGCTCCTGGCTCTTGGTCATTGGGAACTCTCACCCTGAGTGTCTTTGGAGGGATCCTGAAATCCTGGCATGATGCTCCTTGGGGATGTTGGGATTCACCCCCAGCAGAGCTCCGTAGCCCTTGCTACACTTTTGCTTTGCTATTCTGTCTAATAATGAGAGCACAAAGGGGTATTATGGG
Above is a window of Falco biarmicus isolate bFalBia1 chromosome 19, bFalBia1.pri, whole genome shotgun sequence DNA encoding:
- the LOC130141425 gene encoding twist-related protein 2-like, which produces MKEESMCPDSPEGSLVTSEEEGERLHKKCLRKRGQGGKPLEDCGAPSPQGKRSKRSPVPQSFEDMHTQRVIANVRERQRTQSLNDAFAELRKIIPTLPSDKLSKIQTLKLAARYIDFLYQVLQSDELDHKITSCNYLAHERLSYAFSVWRMEGAWSMSTSH